CATGGATTCGCCAGCGTCGTCAAGGAGGGGGCGGGGATCCCCATGGCGCAACTGGAACCGGGCGATTTCTTTGGCGAGGTCGCTTTCCTGACGGGACGGACGCGAATTACCAACGTCATCGTCCATCCCCCGAGCATGACCGCTCCGCCGAAGAACCGGAAGTTCGTGCTGGACGAGATGTTGTTGGGAGAAATTTTCAAAAAGAAGAAAAAAACGGCGGTGGTGTTGCGCCTGGATGGCGACATTTTATCAACCATGGAATGGCCTTTGCGGATCCGGCTCAAGGATACGATGATCGAACAGTTGAGCCTGCGGGTGGAGGGGATGGTCGCCAAGGTCGAACGAATGCTTGGTGAATCGCCCGAACTCGAAGTGGACAGCGAACTTGAGGCGTTGATCCAGAGTGGCAAGGGAAATCCGGACGAACTCGAGGCGGGGCGCGATGCCATCATCAAACATCTGGTCGAATTCATCGACCGCCTCAATCAACAACTGACCGAAACGTTTTGAAACGGCGTCATCGGGAGTGAGGATCGATGGTCCGGATTTCCGGAGGGCGCCACCGCGGACAACCACTTCGGGTTCCCGCTGGCGACGGCGTGCGACCGACGACGGGTCGTGTCCGCGAGGCGCTTTTCAGCATGCTTCAGGGTGAAATCGCCGGACGATGGGTCTTGGATCTTTTCGCGGGAAGTGGTCTGATGGGGCTGGAAGCCCTGAGCCGTGGCGCCCGATTTGCCGTTTTCATCGATTCCGATGCCGCATGTTGCGCCACCATCCGCGACAACAGCCAACGGTTGCGACTTTCCGAGGCAACGGCCATTCTTCAGGGATCCCTGCCCCGGCCCGCGACTCTGGCACGCATCGAATCGTTGTGCCGACAGGGGCCCGGGGTCTCCATGGAGGTCCCGCCGATCCTGTTTCTCGACCCCCCCTATCATCGCGGTCTGGCGCATGCGACCCTCATGGAAATGCA
This portion of the Magnetococcales bacterium genome encodes:
- a CDS encoding cyclic nucleotide-binding domain-containing protein is translated as MIIYNHLTTDQMRRIIQSLKLFSFLAADEVDRSSREHLHILGYDTGEFLIQEGASDRALFLLLHGFASVVKEGAGIPMAQLEPGDFFGEVAFLTGRTRITNVIVHPPSMTAPPKNRKFVLDEMLLGEIFKKKKKTAVVLRLDGDILSTMEWPLRIRLKDTMIEQLSLRVEGMVAKVERMLGESPELEVDSELEALIQSGKGNPDELEAGRDAIIKHLVEFIDRLNQQLTETF
- the rsmD gene encoding 16S rRNA (guanine(966)-N(2))-methyltransferase RsmD, translating into MVRISGGRHRGQPLRVPAGDGVRPTTGRVREALFSMLQGEIAGRWVLDLFAGSGLMGLEALSRGARFAVFIDSDAACCATIRDNSQRLRLSEATAILQGSLPRPATLARIESLCRQGPGVSMEVPPILFLDPPYHRGLAHATLMEMQRWSFLVPGTLAVVEHEEGGGMGPFSSWEPLQCRRYGDTRISVFSKIGGQADRE